ATCCTCTGGCCCTTTGCCCATAGTGCAGCCGCCGAGGATGTGCGCCGAAAGCGGCACATTGAGCATGACCTCGGTCACTGCGCTGGCCGGGATACCGTTCATGCGCTGGGCAATGCGCCGCGCCGCCTGGTTGGCCGCCGGAATGTAGGTGGGCGTGGGCCGTTCCGTGGACTCCGAACTGAGCACCCGGCCGAAGGGCCACCACCACCTGCGGCGCATGACCAGCCGAATGCGGTTGTCGATGGTCTGCATAACGAGCAGGATGAGCACCCGCCTGGCCCAGCCGAATGGCCAGTGCACGCGTGCCCAGGCAAGGGGATGGCGCAGGCAATTGAGGATGTGGCGCAGCGGCCGACCTAGGCGCGAGCCGCCGTCGGTGCACAAGGTGGACAGCCAGAACATGGCGCCGGAGCCGTCCGGGTAGCGCACCGGCTCGATATGCGTGATGTCGTCCACAAACAGGCTGGACCCAATGGCGACCCCCTCGCACAGGCGCATCCGGCGCGAAGTGGTACGCGCACCCACAATGACCTCGCTGTTGGTGCGGGCGCCGTTACCGAGCTGGGCGGAGAGATTGGGTAAGGCACCCGTCCGCTTGCTGGTCCACAACAGCCGGAAAGTGCCCAGTGCTCCCGCCGCGCAGACGACCCCACGCGCGGTGAACGTGCGGCGGCCACCCCACCAGCGCAGTGATGGCCTGGTCTCCACGGCATAGCCACCCTCAGCCAAGGCGCGGATTCTCGTTGCAGTGGTGAGCGGCAATATGCGCGTGCCAAGTCGCTCGGCCAAGTACAGATAGTTGCGGTCCAGGGAGTTCTTTCCTCCCGCCTTGCAGCCGACCATACACCGGGCCTTGGCGTCGCAGCCGGCCCGCGGCGGGCCCAGGCCGCCGAAATAGGGGTCGGGCACGGTCACCCCAGGCTCGCCAAAGAAGATCCCTACCTGGGCGGGCCGGAAGTACTCCGCGCGGCCGATCTCACGGGCGTAATCACGCAGGAGTTCGTCGCTCTGCCACAGGCGCGGGGGCGTAGTGACGCCCAACATGCGTTTTGCCTCGGCGTAAAAGGGCGCCAGGGTGGCCTTCCAGTCGGGGTCGAGCTCTGCCCAGTGCGGGTCGCGAAAAAAGCTATCAGGCGGCTCAAAAAGGACGGCACAATAGACCAGGCTCCCTCCGCCGACGCCTGCGCCGCTAAGGACCAGGACGTTGCGCAGGAGTGTCA
This window of the Calditrichota bacterium genome carries:
- a CDS encoding GMC family oxidoreductase encodes the protein MTYDADFVVIGSGFGGSVAALRLAEKGYRVLVLESGKRFRAEDYASTNWQLWRWLYMPRLFFAGIQRLTLLRNVLVLSGAGVGGGSLVYCAVLFEPPDSFFRDPHWAELDPDWKATLAPFYAEAKRMLGVTTPPRLWQSDELLRDYAREIGRAEYFRPAQVGIFFGEPGVTVPDPYFGGLGPPRAGCDAKARCMVGCKAGGKNSLDRNYLYLAERLGTRILPLTTATRIRALAEGGYAVETRPSLRWWGGRRTFTARGVVCAAGALGTFRLLWTSKRTGALPNLSAQLGNGARTNSEVIVGARTTSRRMRLCEGVAIGSSLFVDDITHIEPVRYPDGSGAMFWLSTLCTDGGSRLGRPLRHILNCLRHPLAWARVHWPFGWARRVLILLVMQTIDNRIRLVMRRRWWWPFGRVLSSESTERPTPTYIPAANQAARRIAQRMNGIPASAVTEVMLNVPLSAHILGGCTMGKGPEDGVVDKYGRVFGYENLYITDGSIMPANLGVNPSLTITALAEYIMHQVPPRPEAWD